From Thermoflavifilum aggregans, a single genomic window includes:
- a CDS encoding 2'-5' RNA ligase family protein gives MKKKVYPEKIRQEDEHRIEHAGQLWQTKEYVLTAPVQGPLAERIHEERNAFSRNYRHPLLATDAQIWLIHFWQWETHEKRVMAYFSMLAAPQSSLLLEIDGFGFMPSHSIILKIRNASAVAELVKSLRPMQRLLKSLASKPHFITEPYLLFASRLKPWQYEKSVPEYQQKSFAGRCVVQELSLWKKDDHQKAFRQIARFPLQTASSAEGAAGGQIQYSLFD, from the coding sequence ATGAAAAAGAAAGTCTATCCTGAAAAAATCCGGCAGGAAGATGAGCACAGGATAGAGCATGCAGGCCAGTTATGGCAAACCAAAGAATATGTGTTGACAGCGCCTGTGCAAGGGCCGCTGGCCGAGCGTATCCATGAGGAAAGGAATGCTTTCAGCCGAAATTACCGACATCCCCTGCTGGCTACAGATGCCCAGATATGGCTCATTCATTTCTGGCAATGGGAAACGCATGAAAAGCGGGTGATGGCCTATTTCAGCATGCTTGCCGCCCCACAATCCTCTCTGCTGCTGGAAATCGACGGTTTTGGATTTATGCCCAGCCATAGCATCATCCTGAAAATCCGCAATGCATCTGCCGTAGCCGAGCTGGTGAAATCGCTCCGGCCTATGCAGCGCCTGCTAAAGAGTTTAGCCAGCAAGCCACATTTCATCACAGAACCGTATTTGTTGTTTGCATCCAGGCTTAAACCCTGGCAATACGAAAAAAGCGTACCCGAATACCAGCAAAAATCATTCGCCGGCCGATGTGTGGTGCAGGAATTATCGTTGTGGAAAAAAGATGATCATCAGAAAGCTTTCCGGCAGATAGCACGCTTTCCGCTGCAAACGGCCTCTTCAGCAGAAGGGGCGGCAGGTGGACAGATTCAATACAGCTTGTTTGATTAA
- the atpF gene encoding F0F1 ATP synthase subunit B, with translation MSLLHPDFGLIFWTLVVFLLTLFILRKYAWKPILNMLDQREKMIADSIAAAEKVKAEMSQMKLEHEQILAEAKAERSRILREAKQMKEQIIEQAREQAKEEARKIMEETREAIERQKVAAITDIKNQIGLMAVELSERILRRALSDPEKQEAYIKQLVEEVKLN, from the coding sequence ATGAGCTTACTTCATCCTGATTTCGGATTGATTTTTTGGACACTGGTCGTGTTTCTCCTCACGCTGTTCATCCTGCGGAAATATGCATGGAAGCCTATTCTGAACATGCTCGACCAGCGGGAAAAAATGATTGCCGATTCCATTGCCGCGGCTGAAAAGGTAAAAGCTGAAATGTCGCAGATGAAGCTGGAACATGAGCAAATCTTGGCTGAAGCCAAAGCCGAACGAAGCCGTATTCTTCGCGAAGCCAAACAAATGAAGGAACAAATCATTGAACAGGCCAGGGAACAAGCTAAGGAAGAGGCAAGAAAAATCATGGAAGAAACCCGGGAAGCCATAGAACGTCAGAAAGTGGCTGCCATTACCGATATTAAAAATCAAATCGGACTGATGGCCGTCGAGCTTTCTGAACGTATCCTGCGCCGGGCATTGTCAGATCCGGAAAAACAGGAAGCTTATATCAAACAGCTGGTGGAAGAGGTGAAACTCAATTAA
- a CDS encoding TonB-dependent receptor — protein sequence MVGISFLSQAQVYGTVSGKIYAQEGENALAGVTVILQGTSQGAISDIDGQYLLRQVPAGEYTLQFRYLGFQTKIITGVKVEPGKITTLNVGLERAASARLSEIVVTASFRQNSIQALYADRKKQSVISDGISADMIARSPDKHMGDVLQRISGVSVEDGKFAVVRGLAARYNETLLNHAPAPSTEPDVKAFSFDIIPSEMVDQVVVYKTLTPDQPGDAAGGAIQVRTKDFPALPYFSVSLGTGYNSQTTFRDFYTGRSKGNLDFLGWVGQSRNLPSAFQQVRQLYATLSTDQKISITQQFPNTFGAVSQPPSFLPFSAQLAGGNTLTLHSGRKIGYMAAVSYNYSHQVLNQDQAQYLLSKEEIYDLHSDIYQKKVRTGALLNLAYSSAHCKLAWMTFASNEFHNDFYIRTGNIFVSSDQVNPVYSLNQHIAQQGLYLTQLMGSHQMGNNHLRIDWTTSYGRSYRSEPDQRILTIEKKNGSSNYALYLSNENSPAVNTAARIYSKLHEDIYNAQISLSVPFRWNSESQLLKAGISETYRQRLFSILALGYASDLDPYGRGATIDISKDVTIENLFSDTNINRYRILLANIPQNTKDYTGKSHLSAAYVLVENHFFRNLLQLTWGVRTEYNFQQLISLNQPTQKYENLDLLPSINTTYHVQPQADIRLGYYRSVNRPEFRELAPYRYYDYNRNFIVSGNSELKRSLQDNLDLRVEYYPEADEIFSFSLFYKHFQQPVEQVNLGNDVLSYDNANHAYDYGFELEMNKRLNFLIHSPFWNRIFLYGNFSYLDGGVNFQGQNQRRPLQGLSKYMINAGISYTSDRGDFSLSVLFNRNGERMIFRGENDGLDTYEHPRNMLDFQASKKFFHQRFQCRLTLSNLFMQHTQLYYKYGNTSHIRFDPKQDRIISDVQEGLTAGISLRYLISR from the coding sequence ATGGTTGGCATTTCTTTTTTGTCGCAGGCTCAGGTGTATGGTACCGTTTCTGGTAAAATATATGCACAGGAAGGTGAAAATGCATTAGCCGGTGTAACTGTTATTCTGCAAGGCACTTCGCAGGGAGCGATTTCCGATATAGACGGTCAGTATTTGCTTCGGCAGGTTCCTGCTGGTGAATACACATTGCAGTTCCGATATCTTGGATTTCAGACAAAAATCATTACAGGTGTAAAGGTAGAACCAGGTAAAATCACCACCTTGAATGTAGGGCTGGAGCGGGCAGCATCTGCGCGTTTGTCTGAAATTGTGGTAACAGCTTCTTTCCGGCAAAATTCCATACAGGCCTTGTATGCGGATCGGAAAAAACAGTCCGTGATCAGTGATGGGATATCGGCCGACATGATTGCCCGCTCGCCGGATAAGCACATGGGTGATGTGCTTCAGCGCATCAGCGGGGTGAGTGTGGAAGATGGAAAATTTGCGGTGGTGCGGGGTCTTGCCGCACGATACAACGAAACCCTGCTGAACCATGCGCCTGCCCCTTCCACGGAGCCTGATGTAAAGGCTTTTTCCTTTGATATCATTCCGTCGGAAATGGTGGATCAAGTTGTGGTTTATAAAACCCTCACTCCCGATCAGCCGGGTGATGCGGCAGGCGGGGCCATTCAGGTGCGGACCAAAGATTTTCCTGCATTGCCTTATTTCTCTGTATCTCTGGGCACCGGCTACAACAGTCAAACTACATTCAGGGATTTTTATACAGGCAGGTCGAAAGGCAATCTAGATTTTCTGGGTTGGGTCGGTCAATCGCGCAACCTGCCATCGGCCTTTCAGCAGGTGCGTCAGCTATATGCCACGCTCAGTACTGATCAGAAAATATCTATTACCCAGCAGTTTCCCAATACCTTTGGTGCTGTTTCCCAGCCTCCCAGTTTTCTTCCTTTTAGTGCGCAGCTTGCAGGAGGCAACACCCTTACCCTTCATTCCGGCAGGAAAATCGGATATATGGCCGCTGTTTCATACAACTACAGCCATCAGGTATTGAATCAGGATCAGGCGCAATATCTGCTCAGCAAAGAAGAGATTTATGACCTCCACAGCGATATTTATCAGAAAAAAGTACGCACGGGAGCATTGTTGAATCTGGCATATTCTTCCGCTCACTGCAAACTGGCATGGATGACATTTGCAAGCAATGAATTCCATAATGATTTTTACATCAGGACGGGAAACATTTTCGTGAGTTCTGATCAGGTTAATCCTGTATATAGTCTGAATCAGCACATCGCCCAGCAGGGTTTATACCTGACGCAGCTCATGGGTTCGCATCAAATGGGGAACAATCATCTTCGCATAGACTGGACAACTTCTTACGGGAGGTCATACCGTTCAGAACCTGATCAACGCATCCTGACGATTGAAAAGAAAAACGGAAGCAGCAACTATGCGTTGTATCTGTCCAATGAAAATAGCCCGGCTGTGAATACAGCAGCTCGTATTTATTCAAAACTGCATGAAGATATTTACAACGCACAGATCAGCCTAAGTGTGCCTTTCAGGTGGAATTCCGAATCCCAGTTGCTGAAAGCAGGCATATCTGAAACATACCGGCAAAGATTGTTCAGCATTCTTGCATTGGGCTATGCCAGCGATCTGGATCCTTATGGCCGGGGAGCAACCATTGATATCAGCAAAGATGTAACTATCGAAAATTTATTTTCTGATACCAATATCAATCGTTACCGGATTTTATTAGCCAATATTCCTCAAAACACAAAAGATTATACCGGTAAATCTCATCTTTCTGCTGCTTATGTGTTGGTGGAAAATCATTTTTTCAGAAATCTTCTTCAGCTCACCTGGGGAGTCAGGACTGAATATAATTTTCAGCAGTTGATTTCGCTGAATCAGCCCACACAGAAATATGAAAATCTGGATTTGCTGCCTTCCATAAACACGACCTATCATGTGCAGCCCCAGGCGGATATCAGACTGGGATATTACCGTTCGGTGAACCGGCCTGAATTCCGCGAGCTGGCTCCTTACCGCTATTATGATTACAACAGAAATTTCATTGTTTCTGGTAATTCTGAATTGAAACGTTCTTTGCAGGATAATCTGGATTTGCGTGTAGAATATTATCCGGAAGCCGATGAAATCTTTTCATTTTCTTTGTTTTACAAGCATTTTCAGCAGCCTGTTGAACAGGTAAATCTGGGCAATGATGTACTTTCTTATGATAATGCTAATCATGCTTATGATTATGGTTTTGAACTGGAAATGAACAAAAGGCTCAATTTCCTTATTCATTCTCCTTTCTGGAATCGTATTTTCCTGTATGGTAATTTTTCATACCTGGATGGTGGTGTGAATTTTCAGGGTCAGAATCAGCGCCGCCCTTTACAAGGGTTATCAAAATATATGATCAATGCTGGGATCAGTTATACATCTGATCGAGGTGATTTTTCACTTTCCGTGTTGTTTAATCGAAATGGTGAGCGTATGATATTCAGAGGTGAAAATGATGGGCTGGATACGTATGAACACCCCAGAAACATGCTTGATTTTCAGGCTAGCAAAAAATTTTTCCACCAGCGTTTTCAGTGTCGGCTTACCTTATCTAATCTCTTCATGCAGCATACACAACTTTATTACAAATATGGCAATACCTCGCATATCCGGTTTGACCCGAAACAAGACCGAATCATATCAGATGTACAGGAAGGTTTAACAGCCGGCATTTCCCTGCGTTATCTGATTTCACGTTGA
- a CDS encoding PA0069 family radical SAM protein, with the protein MTYIKGRGAQLNPHNRFEKTRLSRDEPTAIDDWEQSDEPTHYIEQQAKTLVHKVESPDVGMLYSMNPYQGCEHGCIYCYARNAHEYWGYSAGLDFERNIIVKINAPQLLEQFLMQPSWQGWPVSLSGNTDCYQPAEQKYRITRRLLEICYAFKQPVGIITKNAFILRDKDVLQAMARYRLVSVLVSITSFHEELRRLMEPRTTTAQQRLRVIRELSQLGVRTGVMLGPMIPGLNEHEMPAIMKAAAEAGATFSAYTFIRLNGAIKLIFHDWLYKNFPDRADKVWHLIEQSHGGKVNDSRWGVRMRGEGPIAELVRQQFIKCNKRYGLNDERWELDSSHFCRPGKQLSLF; encoded by the coding sequence ATGACATATATCAAAGGTCGAGGTGCACAGCTGAATCCGCACAATCGTTTTGAAAAAACAAGGCTTAGCCGCGATGAACCAACAGCTATTGATGATTGGGAACAAAGCGATGAGCCTACACATTATATTGAACAACAGGCCAAGACCTTGGTGCATAAGGTTGAAAGCCCCGATGTGGGTATGCTTTACAGTATGAACCCGTATCAGGGATGTGAGCACGGTTGCATTTATTGCTATGCACGCAATGCGCATGAATACTGGGGATACAGCGCTGGACTTGATTTTGAGCGAAACATTATTGTAAAGATAAATGCTCCTCAGCTGCTGGAGCAGTTTCTGATGCAACCTTCCTGGCAGGGCTGGCCTGTTTCGCTGAGCGGCAATACCGATTGTTATCAGCCGGCCGAACAAAAATACCGCATCACTCGCAGGTTGCTGGAAATCTGTTATGCATTCAAACAACCGGTGGGCATCATTACCAAAAATGCCTTTATCCTGCGCGATAAGGATGTATTGCAGGCTATGGCGCGTTACAGGCTGGTGAGCGTGCTGGTATCCATTACTTCCTTTCACGAAGAACTGCGCCGCTTGATGGAACCGAGGACCACTACCGCGCAGCAAAGACTGCGCGTGATCCGGGAGCTGAGCCAGCTGGGTGTGCGCACCGGTGTCATGCTGGGGCCCATGATTCCCGGATTGAATGAACACGAAATGCCTGCCATCATGAAAGCTGCCGCAGAAGCCGGCGCTACATTCTCAGCCTATACCTTTATCCGCCTCAATGGTGCGATCAAACTGATTTTTCATGATTGGCTGTATAAAAATTTTCCCGACCGGGCCGATAAAGTCTGGCATCTCATTGAACAATCACATGGGGGTAAAGTAAATGACAGCCGATGGGGCGTGCGCATGCGCGGCGAAGGCCCTATCGCTGAGCTGGTTCGTCAGCAATTCATCAAATGCAACAAGCGGTATGGCCTGAATGATGAACGATGGGAACTGGATAGCTCGCATTTTTGCAGGCCTGGAAAGCAGTTAAGTTTGTTTTAA
- a CDS encoding DNA-binding protein has protein sequence MKTWIAGLIMIISLFAVEAGYAQVRISDEDVAHYVNQQVTVCGKIAGTYYDSTSKRKPTFLNFRYPHPDETFTVVIWGDDRKHFSYAPETYLKNKQICVTGKIILFHNQPEMIITSPAQIELENENAKP, from the coding sequence ATGAAAACATGGATTGCTGGTCTGATCATGATCATAAGCTTGTTTGCAGTAGAGGCCGGATATGCACAAGTCAGAATATCCGACGAAGATGTTGCACATTATGTGAATCAACAAGTAACCGTTTGTGGAAAAATTGCGGGTACGTATTATGACTCCACTTCCAAACGCAAACCTACTTTTCTGAACTTCCGTTATCCGCATCCTGATGAGACCTTTACCGTAGTGATCTGGGGAGACGACCGGAAACATTTTTCCTACGCACCTGAAACATACCTGAAGAACAAACAGATTTGTGTTACAGGAAAAATTATATTATTCCATAATCAGCCTGAAATGATTATAACTTCTCCTGCACAAATTGAACTGGAAAATGAAAATGCAAAACCCTGA
- the atpE gene encoding ATP synthase F0 subunit C, with protein MKLATITDRKKKLSFSFYSPIKVHISMVSLGILLAADGLAKMGAAIGAGFAAIGAGIGIGQIGRNAMDAIARQPEVVGEIRSNMIIMAALVEGVALFAVVVAVLALFVG; from the coding sequence TTGAAACTGGCCACCATCACGGATCGGAAGAAGAAACTGTCATTTAGTTTTTATTCACCTATAAAAGTTCACATCAGTATGGTTTCATTAGGGATTTTACTGGCAGCCGACGGACTGGCAAAAATGGGTGCCGCTATCGGAGCTGGCTTTGCAGCTATCGGCGCAGGTATTGGTATTGGCCAGATTGGTCGCAATGCCATGGACGCCATTGCCCGTCAGCCCGAAGTGGTCGGCGAAATTCGCTCGAACATGATCATTATGGCCGCGCTGGTAGAAGGGGTTGCCCTCTTTGCCGTGGTCGTGGCTGTGCTGGCGCTGTTCGTTGGCTAA
- a CDS encoding ABC transporter ATP-binding protein, with protein MSQKKIFDVGLMRRLLRYARPYSRLFYTSVGLAVLLAAIAPVRPYLIQVTVDRYIANNLLKMVIWITVIQIGILLIETLMRFAFSYLTSVLGQSVIRDMRMEVYRKIISLNLRYFDRTPVGTLTTRTINDIEAINEIFSEGLISIVADLLTIVSIMAIMLATDWRLALITLSAFPILLVATYLFKESVNKSFFRVRNAVAALNAFVQEHLSGMVVVQAFATEPQEFEKFKKINREYRKANIDAIFAYSVFFPVVEIISALCIGLLVWYGAYEEIHQISSAGIIISFVLYINLLFRPLRTLADKFNTLQMGMVACERIFKVLDHDATIPDTGTYAPAHVKGEIQFDHVWFSYDGEEYVLKDISFRVNPGETLAIVGHTGSGKTSLISVLNRLYDIQRGRILIDGVDIRSYQLKALRSRIGVVLQDVFLFSGSIYDNITLHNRQIPLERVEQAARLIGMHDFIMRLPGGYHYRVMERGTTLSLGQRQLIAFIRAILFDPAILVLDEATSSVDTESEMLIQRAIDTLIKGRTSIVIAHRLSTIRKAHQILVMDKGEIREIGTHEELLQRKGYYFRLHSMQFQQAEAES; from the coding sequence TTGTCCCAGAAGAAGATATTCGATGTGGGGTTGATGCGCCGGCTGTTGCGGTATGCCCGGCCTTATAGCCGCCTGTTTTACACCAGTGTGGGGCTGGCTGTTCTATTAGCTGCCATTGCCCCGGTGAGGCCCTATCTGATTCAGGTGACGGTTGACCGGTATATTGCCAACAACCTGCTGAAGATGGTCATCTGGATTACTGTGATTCAGATAGGCATTCTGTTGATAGAAACCCTGATGCGTTTTGCTTTCTCCTATCTTACCAGCGTATTGGGGCAGTCCGTCATCCGCGACATGCGGATGGAAGTATACCGCAAAATCATCAGCCTGAACCTGCGCTATTTTGATCGCACGCCGGTAGGCACTCTTACTACCCGCACCATCAACGATATTGAAGCCATCAACGAAATCTTTTCCGAAGGCCTGATTTCGATTGTAGCTGACCTGCTCACCATTGTTTCCATTATGGCAATCATGCTGGCAACGGATTGGCGGCTGGCGCTCATTACCCTCTCGGCATTTCCCATTTTGCTGGTGGCTACTTACCTGTTCAAGGAAAGCGTGAACAAATCCTTCTTTCGGGTGCGCAATGCCGTGGCAGCGCTGAATGCCTTTGTGCAGGAACATCTTTCAGGTATGGTGGTGGTGCAGGCATTTGCCACTGAACCTCAGGAATTCGAAAAGTTTAAAAAAATCAATCGTGAATATCGCAAAGCCAATATTGATGCCATTTTTGCCTATTCCGTATTTTTCCCGGTAGTTGAAATCATTTCCGCTCTTTGTATAGGCCTGCTGGTATGGTACGGGGCTTATGAAGAAATTCATCAGATCAGTTCAGCCGGTATCATCATCAGCTTTGTGTTGTACATCAACCTGTTGTTTCGTCCGCTGCGTACGCTGGCCGATAAGTTCAACACGTTGCAGATGGGGATGGTTGCCTGTGAACGCATTTTCAAAGTGCTGGATCATGACGCCACCATTCCCGATACCGGCACTTATGCGCCAGCCCATGTAAAAGGCGAGATACAATTTGACCATGTGTGGTTTTCCTATGATGGAGAAGAATACGTGTTAAAAGATATCAGTTTTCGGGTAAATCCCGGAGAAACCCTGGCTATTGTGGGGCATACGGGTTCGGGAAAAACCAGCCTGATCAGCGTGTTGAACAGGCTGTATGATATTCAGCGGGGCCGTATCCTGATTGACGGGGTGGATATCCGTTCTTACCAGCTGAAGGCCCTTCGCAGCCGCATTGGTGTGGTGTTGCAGGATGTTTTTCTGTTTTCCGGATCAATTTACGACAATATTACCCTGCACAACCGGCAGATTCCCCTGGAACGGGTGGAGCAGGCTGCCCGGCTCATTGGCATGCACGATTTTATTATGCGCCTCCCGGGCGGATATCATTATCGGGTGATGGAACGGGGCACCACGCTTTCTCTGGGGCAGAGGCAGCTCATTGCTTTTATCCGCGCCATTCTGTTTGACCCCGCCATTCTGGTGCTTGATGAAGCAACCTCTTCGGTTGATACAGAATCAGAAATGCTGATTCAGCGTGCAATTGATACCCTGATCAAGGGACGTACCTCCATTGTCATTGCGCACCGGCTTTCCACCATCCGGAAAGCACATCAGATTCTGGTGATGGATAAGGGAGAAATCCGGGAAATAGGTACACATGAAGAGCTGCTGCAACGCAAAGGATATTATTTCCGGCTGCACAGCATGCAATTTCAACAGGCTGAAGCTGAGAGCTAA
- a CDS encoding sensor histidine kinase, whose translation MLFNDKNLSTGKLSFFSAIIIGIVAMLAGALMHLHILQLLWLSLVTWAAALAIIRYVMERFLYRKIKLIYKLIYQTKATPQEEFFQSHVLPKPTLEEVQHDVELWASQQRNELEVLRKNEKFRKEFLMNLSHELKTPIFAIQGYIHTLLDGAIEDSEVNRTFLKNAAKNIDRLCRLIDDVDEISRLESGEIQLNKEAFVIQDLIKDVFDLLSLKASQKNIQFYLKKGCETPVTVYADKERIREVLINLIDNSIKYGKQDGHTFASVYNTDEQHVLIEISDDGIGIAEEHLTRVFERFYRTDKARSRDAGGTGLGLAIVKHIIEAHGQTIHVRSKPDIGSTFGFTLELFRE comes from the coding sequence ATGTTATTTAACGACAAAAATCTTTCAACGGGTAAGTTATCATTTTTCAGTGCCATCATCATCGGCATAGTTGCCATGCTGGCAGGCGCTCTGATGCACCTGCATATACTTCAGCTTCTGTGGTTAAGTCTTGTCACATGGGCTGCCGCATTGGCTATCATCCGCTATGTGATGGAAAGATTCCTGTACCGAAAAATCAAATTGATTTACAAGCTTATTTACCAAACCAAAGCTACCCCGCAGGAAGAGTTTTTTCAGAGTCATGTGCTTCCCAAACCAACGCTGGAAGAAGTGCAACACGATGTGGAATTATGGGCATCCCAGCAACGCAATGAACTAGAAGTATTACGCAAAAATGAAAAATTCAGAAAGGAATTTCTGATGAATCTTTCACATGAACTGAAAACACCCATTTTTGCTATTCAGGGATATATTCACACCTTGCTCGATGGCGCAATTGAAGATTCAGAAGTAAACCGCACATTTCTGAAGAATGCAGCCAAAAATATAGACCGTTTATGCAGACTGATTGATGATGTGGATGAAATCTCCCGCCTGGAAAGCGGTGAAATTCAGTTGAATAAAGAAGCATTTGTAATCCAGGATCTGATTAAAGATGTATTTGATTTGCTGTCCCTGAAGGCTTCCCAGAAAAACATTCAGTTTTACCTGAAGAAAGGATGTGAAACTCCGGTTACGGTGTATGCTGATAAAGAAAGGATACGTGAGGTATTGATCAATCTGATTGATAATTCCATCAAATACGGAAAGCAGGATGGACATACTTTTGCAAGTGTATATAACACGGATGAACAACATGTACTGATTGAAATTTCAGATGACGGAATCGGCATTGCAGAAGAACATTTAACCAGGGTTTTTGAACGTTTTTACCGAACTGATAAGGCACGCAGCAGGGATGCAGGTGGCACAGGCCTTGGCCTTGCCATTGTAAAACATATCATTGAAGCACACGGGCAAACCATTCACGTACGCAGCAAACCTGATATCGGTTCTACTTTCGGATTCACCCTCGAATTATTCCGGGAATAA
- the atpB gene encoding F0F1 ATP synthase subunit A: MARFVVSCLLFVGFVVPVRAEEAGFRPDKVILEHISDAHDWHFFTINNHPVIWHLPVILYVPKQGFTVFSSAKFEEGRVPHDGFQLLTEEYIEKYHLDPQKFLEGHIIAVHPDGSPNLDKPVYDLSLTRNVIQMMVAALLMIFLFTRVARRYQEAPHRAPHGWQNAIEPIVLFIRDDVARAFLGEKAEKYLPYLLTVFFFIWINALLGLIPGSANVPGNIAFTGVLALITLFFIVISSTRQYWGHILWPPDVPLFVKFILIPVEILSFFTKPFALMIRLFANMLAGHLIIISILSLIFIFGGLAVAAGWGFSIVSVAFTVFMYLVELLVGFIQAYIFTSLSALFISQAFETGHHHGSEEETVI; this comes from the coding sequence GTGGCTCGTTTTGTTGTTTCATGCCTGCTTTTTGTTGGTTTCGTTGTTCCGGTACGAGCTGAAGAAGCTGGGTTCCGGCCCGACAAGGTGATCCTGGAGCATATCAGCGATGCACACGACTGGCATTTTTTCACGATCAACAATCATCCCGTTATCTGGCATTTGCCGGTGATTTTGTACGTACCCAAGCAGGGATTCACAGTTTTTTCTTCTGCAAAATTTGAAGAAGGCCGCGTGCCGCATGATGGATTTCAGTTGCTTACGGAGGAATATATTGAGAAATATCATCTCGACCCTCAGAAATTTCTGGAAGGACATATCATTGCCGTACATCCGGATGGCTCACCCAATCTGGATAAGCCCGTGTATGATCTTTCGCTGACCCGCAATGTGATTCAGATGATGGTGGCGGCATTGCTGATGATCTTTTTGTTCACCAGGGTTGCCCGTCGTTATCAAGAAGCGCCTCATCGTGCGCCACATGGCTGGCAGAATGCCATTGAGCCCATTGTATTGTTTATCCGCGATGATGTGGCTCGTGCTTTTCTGGGTGAGAAAGCCGAAAAATACTTGCCGTATTTGCTGACGGTATTCTTTTTTATCTGGATCAATGCATTGCTGGGGCTGATTCCGGGATCGGCCAATGTGCCGGGCAACATTGCGTTTACCGGTGTGCTGGCCCTGATTACCTTGTTTTTCATTGTCATCAGCTCCACCCGTCAGTATTGGGGACATATCCTCTGGCCGCCGGATGTGCCTCTTTTTGTGAAATTTATTCTGATCCCGGTAGAAATCCTGAGTTTTTTCACCAAGCCCTTTGCCCTGATGATCCGGTTGTTTGCCAACATGCTGGCAGGACATCTGATCATCATCAGCATTCTGTCGCTTATTTTCATATTTGGCGGATTGGCTGTTGCGGCGGGTTGGGGGTTTTCGATCGTTTCCGTGGCCTTTACGGTGTTCATGTATTTAGTGGAGTTGCTGGTAGGGTTTATTCAAGCCTATATTTTCACGAGTCTTTCGGCTCTGTTTATTTCACAGGCTTTTGAAACTGGCCACCATCACGGATCGGAAGAAGAAACTGTCATTTAG
- a CDS encoding response regulator transcription factor: MQTPSAGRILIVDDEPDILAIISYNLKNAGYETFVATDGQEAIEKARAYLPHLIILDIMMPGKNGMEVCRELKSQPAFQDTMILFLTALNDDAHEMEGLNLGADDYVTKPIKPNLLISRVNALFRRMKKQDEPVMQIGDLIIDSEKFHVVYQGKPVILAKKEFELLKLLASRPGRVFMRNEILNQVWGTDVIVGDRTIDVHIRKIRQKLGADLISTVKGVGYKFEG; encoded by the coding sequence ATGCAAACACCTTCTGCTGGCAGGATCTTGATAGTCGATGATGAACCTGATATCCTGGCTATTATCAGCTATAATCTGAAAAATGCCGGCTACGAAACTTTTGTTGCTACGGATGGTCAGGAAGCCATTGAAAAAGCCAGGGCCTATCTGCCACACTTGATTATTCTGGATATCATGATGCCCGGAAAAAACGGAATGGAAGTGTGCCGCGAACTGAAATCCCAGCCTGCATTTCAGGATACGATGATTTTGTTTCTCACAGCTTTGAATGATGATGCACATGAAATGGAAGGGTTAAATCTGGGTGCTGATGATTATGTTACAAAACCCATAAAACCTAACCTGCTGATCAGCCGGGTAAATGCCCTGTTCAGACGCATGAAAAAGCAGGATGAACCTGTGATGCAGATAGGAGATCTGATTATTGATTCCGAAAAATTTCATGTTGTTTACCAGGGCAAACCTGTGATATTGGCCAAAAAAGAGTTCGAACTGCTCAAACTTCTGGCATCCAGGCCAGGCAGGGTATTCATGCGCAATGAAATCCTCAACCAGGTATGGGGAACAGATGTGATCGTAGGCGATCGCACCATCGATGTACATATCCGCAAAATCAGGCAAAAATTAGGTGCAGACCTGATCTCCACAGTAAAAGGCGTAGGCTATAAATTCGAGGGTTAA